In a genomic window of Telopea speciosissima isolate NSW1024214 ecotype Mountain lineage chromosome 5, Tspe_v1, whole genome shotgun sequence:
- the LOC122663427 gene encoding proteasome subunit beta type-1-like → MASKQQANWSPYDNNGGTCVAIAGADYCVIAADTRMSSGYNILTRDYSKICALADKCLMASSGFQADVRALQKVLTARHLIYQHQHNKQMSCPAMAQLLSNTLYYKRFFPYYAFNVLGGLDEKGKGCVFTYDAVGSYERVGYSTQGSGSTLIMPVLDNKLKTPSPLLLPAKDAVTPLLESEAVDLVKDVFASASERDIYTGDRLEIVVVKPDGIRREFLELRKD, encoded by the exons ATGGCTTCGAAGCAGCAGGCGAACTGGTCTCCATACGACAACAACGGAGG AACATGTGTTGCGATCGCAGGGGCTGATTATTGTGTAATAGCCGCTGACACTCGAATGTCTAGTGGCTACAATATTCTCACTCGAGATTACTCCAAAATATGCGCACT AGCAGACAAATGTCTAATGGCCTCTTCTGGGTTTCAGGCTGATGTAAGAGCTCTACAGAAGGTTTTGACAGCTAGGCACTTG ATCTATCAACATCAGCACAACAAGCAGATGAGCTGCCCTGCAATGGCTCAACTGCTCTCAAACACTCTGTACTACAAGCGTTTCTTCCCTTACTATGCTTTCAATGTCTTGGGTGGTCTTGATGAAAAAG GAAAGGGTTGTGTGTTCACATATGATGCCGTTGGATCATATGAAAGGGTCGGTTACAGCACTCAAGGTTCTGGTTCAACACTCATCATGCCTGTTTTGGACAATAAGCTGAAGACTCCTAGTCCTCTCCTATTACCTGCCAAG GATGCCGTCACTCCCTTGTTGGAATCAGAAGCAGTTGATTTGGTGAAAGATGTTTTTGCATCTGCTTCTGAAAGGGATATATATACT GGTGACAGGTTAGAAATAGTTGTTGTAAAACCAGATGGTATTCGACGTGAATTTTTGGAACTTAGGAAGGATTGA